A genomic stretch from Candidatus Micrarchaeia archaeon includes:
- the albA gene encoding DNA-binding protein Alba: protein MEGERPENTIYVGKKGVMSYVLAVVTQFNNGAPAVVIKARGKLISRAVDVAEIVRNRFVPDVKVANIDIKTEELPSEDGTKSKVSAMEITISK from the coding sequence ATGGAAGGGGAAAGGCCTGAGAACACAATATACGTAGGGAAAAAGGGCGTTATGAGCTACGTTCTGGCGGTTGTGACGCAGTTCAACAATGGGGCGCCTGCCGTGGTCATCAAGGCGAGGGGAAAGCTCATCTCCCGTGCAGTTGACGTTGCGGAAATAGTGAGGAACCGCTTCGTCCCGGACGTGAAGGTCGCAAACATCGACATAAAGACCGAGGAATTGCCCTCCGAGGACGGAACAAAGAGCAAGGTTTCCGCGATGGAGATAACTATTTCAAAATGA